A part of Coriobacteriia bacterium genomic DNA contains:
- a CDS encoding PEGA domain-containing protein, which yields MEQYRSRKRGSSKSFHGKYGTIDPARTVAGRSAAHVANPRRQDKPQFVAPRGHRQRGGRGPRRTSSRVSPLTRLGLVVAALAAIGLAAFLFTRPASAIITAAPSDAMILFDGSVVGTGTLEVEDLEPGMYSVQIERTGYEPVGTTVELKRLRKSKLDYDLEPLPQAVTVTTHPGGAKVTIKPASGKALSGTAPFNAEVLSGTVTLTIEMAGYNTFTREYSIDAPLALEYYLDPEGQVLHGLGLITTLGAPKGVSVTHDGSEAWTSILDGPPSIQIFDPRTGELLGGVDIGEYGAVEVIFNEAGTLAYTSQMETAKCFEIDVKTRQVVREFDSGSTWTKWVELSPDEKTLYASNWSGDDVSIIDLATGKLVKRIGVSNTPRGMYATDDGTWLYVAGFDSGDLERINLATYTKEVLFTEGGALRHIVADEKNGRLFISDMSQDLIWVHDMKTGATTKFVDVDEKPNTIDLTPDGTMLFVSCRGENNEKSYYIPGPEWGSILVFDAATGAPLDALIAGNQPTALDVSDDGKLLIFSDFLDNRLRVYEIPPYETFAEAGGGRYEAHFAEIAK from the coding sequence ATGGAGCAGTACCGGAGCCGCAAACGAGGATCGAGCAAGTCCTTCCACGGCAAGTACGGGACGATCGACCCGGCCCGTACTGTCGCGGGGCGAAGCGCGGCTCACGTTGCGAACCCCCGTCGGCAGGACAAGCCGCAGTTCGTGGCTCCGCGCGGCCACCGTCAGCGCGGCGGTCGCGGCCCCCGTCGGACATCCTCTCGCGTGTCACCGCTCACGCGTCTTGGGCTCGTCGTCGCAGCACTCGCGGCGATCGGCCTCGCCGCGTTCCTCTTCACCCGCCCCGCCTCGGCGATCATCACCGCGGCACCCAGCGATGCGATGATCCTTTTCGATGGCTCGGTGGTGGGCACTGGGACGCTGGAAGTGGAGGACCTCGAGCCCGGCATGTACTCGGTCCAGATCGAGCGCACGGGCTACGAGCCGGTGGGCACCACCGTCGAGCTCAAGCGCCTTCGTAAGTCGAAGCTCGACTACGACCTCGAGCCTCTGCCACAGGCGGTGACGGTGACCACGCATCCCGGGGGCGCGAAGGTCACCATCAAACCTGCCAGCGGGAAGGCACTGAGCGGAACGGCCCCGTTCAACGCCGAGGTACTGTCGGGAACCGTCACGCTCACCATCGAGATGGCTGGCTACAACACCTTCACGCGCGAGTACTCGATCGACGCGCCACTCGCGCTCGAGTACTACCTCGACCCCGAAGGCCAGGTGCTGCACGGCCTCGGCCTCATCACCACACTCGGCGCGCCGAAGGGCGTCTCGGTCACGCACGACGGCAGCGAGGCGTGGACGAGCATCTTAGACGGCCCCCCGTCCATCCAGATCTTCGACCCGCGCACCGGGGAACTGCTTGGCGGAGTGGACATCGGCGAGTACGGCGCGGTGGAAGTCATCTTCAACGAGGCGGGGACGCTCGCCTACACCAGCCAGATGGAGACCGCCAAGTGCTTCGAGATCGACGTGAAGACGCGACAGGTGGTGCGCGAGTTCGACTCCGGCAGCACATGGACGAAATGGGTCGAGCTCTCCCCCGATGAGAAGACGTTGTACGCATCAAACTGGTCCGGCGACGACGTGTCGATCATCGACCTGGCTACCGGGAAGCTCGTGAAGCGGATCGGCGTCTCGAACACGCCGCGCGGCATGTATGCCACCGACGACGGCACGTGGCTGTACGTGGCCGGCTTCGATTCGGGAGATCTTGAGCGGATCAACCTCGCCACGTACACCAAAGAAGTCCTGTTCACCGAGGGTGGTGCGCTCAGGCACATCGTGGCCGACGAGAAGAACGGACGCCTGTTCATCTCGGACATGTCGCAGGACCTCATCTGGGTGCACGACATGAAGACCGGAGCCACCACCAAGTTCGTGGACGTGGACGAGAAGCCCAACACGATCGACCTCACGCCCGACGGCACGATGCTGTTCGTGAGCTGCCGCGGCGAGAACAACGAGAAGAGCTACTACATCCCCGGCCCCGAGTGGGGCTCGATCCTGGTCTTCGACGCGGCCACCGGCGCGCCGCTCGACGCGCTCATCGCGGGCAACCAGCCCACCGCGCTCGATGTCTCCGACGACGGGAAGCTGCTCATCTTCAGCGACTTCCTCGACAACCGGCTGCGCGTGTACGAGATCCCGCCGTACGAGACGTTCGCCGAGGCCGGAGGCGGGCGCTACGAGGCGCACTTCGCCGAGATCGCGAAGTAG
- a CDS encoding SIMPL domain-containing protein (The SIMPL domain is named for its presence in mouse protein SIMPL (signalling molecule that associates with mouse pelle-like kinase). Bacterial member BP26, from Brucella, was shown to assemble into a channel-like structure, while YggE from E. coli has been associated with resistance to oxidative stress.), producing the protein MNTKLIIAAALALSVLALGGCQTKVVTTDGAAPLYTVTASGSGESVAAPDVAEMYFGVTVQSDEASDALSKANAIAEGVAAAVKGAGVASEDIQTANVSVYPEQSYTGDTPVITGYRASIQVRAKIRDIEKIGDVIGAASEAGANEIGGPSFMLDDDADVRNEAIELAIADARERAEVMAKAAGKNLGEIISVSETGLSTPIYYRAAAESMDAAGSVAIEPGQLDITASVTVVFELK; encoded by the coding sequence ATGAACACCAAGCTCATCATCGCTGCGGCGCTGGCACTGAGCGTCCTTGCGCTCGGCGGTTGTCAGACGAAGGTCGTGACCACCGATGGCGCTGCGCCGTTGTACACGGTCACGGCGAGCGGCTCGGGCGAGAGCGTCGCCGCACCGGACGTGGCCGAGATGTACTTCGGCGTGACCGTCCAGTCCGACGAGGCGTCGGACGCGCTCTCGAAGGCCAACGCCATCGCCGAGGGGGTCGCGGCAGCCGTGAAAGGCGCCGGGGTCGCATCCGAGGACATCCAGACCGCCAACGTGAGCGTCTACCCCGAGCAGTCGTACACCGGCGACACGCCCGTGATCACCGGCTACCGCGCAAGCATCCAGGTGCGCGCGAAGATCCGCGACATCGAGAAGATCGGCGACGTGATCGGCGCGGCAAGCGAGGCGGGCGCCAACGAGATCGGCGGCCCCTCGTTCATGCTCGATGACGACGCCGACGTCCGCAACGAGGCGATCGAGCTCGCAATCGCCGATGCGCGCGAGCGCGCCGAAGTGATGGCGAAGGCCGCGGGCAAGAACCTGGGCGAGATCATCAGCGTGAGTGAGACCGGCCTCAGCACACCCATCTACTACCGCGCTGCCGCCGAGTCGATGGATGCGGCAGGATCGGTTGCCATAGAGCCCGGCCAGCTGGACATCACCGCATCCGTGACGGTGGTGTTCGAACTCAAGTAG